A single window of Drosophila suzukii chromosome 3, CBGP_Dsuzu_IsoJpt1.0, whole genome shotgun sequence DNA harbors:
- the aln gene encoding divergent protein kinase domain 1C: protein MLTALRRKIRFGMQRTVLIAVLLAVGIFSYAFLNLKFCFKLMSHRSLNLMCQKFEKHEYSGSLCEELCGSQSSFDNFQCPLNDMKTILFTAEKNGDTYAVKLARHNDDELSWTNNKGESIYPKIEEFHEIVKLHIILSYNVTLDDNMIRALVNQEIADDNSQQMVSFWRLFKDNNYMMGKLFDEESIFPAVLGSCGPYYATEGLQIVQSNPSIMQYLASNRLQRLKHALNIMEYIFRLDEMKPEPLKMCKMQVNRFGTASERRLKYQSAEHVYVESQLDKRLSRGVKCHAHQDCHFHSCRGMCDEEKQSCTHIQQNNNFQIFCEHILLGGGTFQPGLLSGVRLSKALQKLVKMCVQPPKEHQVPGRQWAPNMQLALRLYNELKQLHQAAAASAGSEIPDEGQARRGV, encoded by the exons ATGTTGACCGCCCTGCGTCGGAAAATTCGGTTTGGAATGCAGCGCACGGTTTTAATTGCGGTCCTGCTGGCGGTGGGCATTTTTAGCTACGCCTTCCTCAATCTCAAGTTCTGCTTCAAATTGATGTCCCACCGGAGCCTCAACTTAATG TGCCAGAAGTTTGAAAAGCATGAGTACAGCGGCTCCCTGTGTGAAGAGCTTTGTGGTTCCCAATCTTCCTTCGACAACTTCCAGTGTCCCTTAAATGACATGAAAACTATACTCTTTACGGCCGAGAAGAACGGAGATACGTATGCGGTCAAG CTGGCCCGGCACAATGATGACGAACTGAGCTGGACGAACAACAAGGGAGAGTCCATATATCCCAAGATAGAGGAATTCCATGAGATCGTAAAATTGCACATCATACTTTCTTATAATGTCACGCTGGATGATAATATG ATCCGGGCTTTGGTCAATCAGGAAATAGCGGATGATAACTCACAGCAGATGGTCAGTTTCTGGAGGCTGTTCAAGGACAACAACTACATGATGGGCAAGCTCTTCGACGAGGAGTCCATATTCCCGGCTGTTCTGGGCTCCTGTGGGCCATACTATGCCACAGAGGGACTGCAGATCGTGCAGTCCAACCCCAGCATAATGCAGTATCT CGCCTCGAATCGCTTGCAGCGCCTGAAGCACGCCCTCAATATTATGGAATACATTTTCCGGCTGGATGAAATGAAGCCGGAACCCCTGAAAATGTGCAAGATGCAGGTGAACCGCTTCGGCACGGCCTCCGAAAGAAGGCTAAAGTACCAGAGCGCGGAGCATGTCTACGTGGAGAGCCAACTGGACAAGCGATTGTCCAGGGGCGtcaagtgccacgcccaccaggACTGCCACTTCCACTCCTGCCGAGGGATGTGCGACGAGGAGAAGCAGTCCTGCACGCACATCCAGCAGAACAACAACTTCCAGATATTCTGCGAGCACATCCTCCTGGGCGGTGGGACCTTCCAGCCCGGCCTGCTCAGTGGAGTGCGCCTCTCGAAGGCGCTCCAAAAGCTGGTCAAGATGTGCGTCCAGCCGCCCAAGGAGCACCAAGTGCCAGGACGCCAGTGGGCGCCCAACATGCAGCTCGCCCTGCGGCTCTACAACGAGCTGAAGCAACTGCACCAGGCTGCGGCTGCGTCCGCAGGATCCGAGATTCCCGACGAGGGGCAGGCACGTCGAGGAGTCTGA
- the trio gene encoding rho guanine nucleotide exchange factor 25 isoform X5 — protein sequence MSCFFRLFASTGKMDGNPLSEIEEIVKTTTEQHESNSRVDGGGGAENASTNGHGRSHDNNDEGHAALSDKAAALKKRQCVFAELMSTEETYVQDLSDVVNGYMTEINNANSDIPMPEDLKGGKMKLVFNNIKDIYEWHKDFFLRALRNCQNSPADLGPLIKRSATKFALYYTYCSNKPLSEYIVSAHYQYFDCIRQKLRHRLDLSNLIIKPVQRITKYELLIKEIIKATEAAGLQKEVPMLQEAYQQMKVVVKTVNDMMVVLRSLQDFDGEITAQGSLLMQGPMNCLVDAAQRQRELQVFLFQQIIIFADIEKTRNQYASPIFKYRSHIQLNHMQMKELGDCRFQIRSTDPKIPEMTIVCEAGSNYAAWVDMLNKILQQQNDLIFMLSNPLSTKNK from the exons ATGAGCTGTTTCTTCCGCTTATTT GCCAGCACCGGCAAAATGGATGGCAATCCACTATCGGAAATAGAAGAAATTGTCAAGACGACAACG GAGCAACACGAGTCCAACAGTCGCGTGGACGGAGGTGGAGGAGCGGAGAACGCCAGCACCAATGGGCATGGGCGCTCCCACGACAACAATGATGAG GGCCACGCTGCTCTCTCGGACAAAGCAGCTGCTCTGAAGAAGCGGCAATGCGTCTTCGCGGAGCTGATGTCCACGGAGGAGACCTATGTGCAGGACCTCAGTGACGTCGTCAATGG TTACATGACAGAGATCAACAACGCGAACAGTGATATTCCTATGCCCGAGGATTTGAAGGGTGGCAAGATGAAGTTGGTCTTCAACAACATCAAGGACATCTACGAGTGGCACAAGGA CTTCTTTTTGAGGGCCCTGCGCAACTGTCAAAATTCCCCTGCGGATCTGGGTCCGCTCATTAAGCGGTCGGCCACCAAGTTCGCGCTGTACTACACTTATTGCAGTAACAAACCGCTGTCTGAGTATATAGTCAGCGCCCACTATCAGTATTTCGATTGCATACGCCAGAAGCTGCGACATCGACTGGAT CTGAGCAACCTAATCATCAAGCCGGTGCAGCGAATCACCAAATACGAGCTGCTGATCAAGGAGATCATCAAGGCCACAGAGGCAGCCGGGCTGCAAAAGGAGGTGCCCATGCTGCAGGAGGCCTACCAGCAGATGAAGGTGGTAGTCAAGACGGTCAACGACATGATGGTGGTGCTGCGCAGCCTGCAGGACTTCGATGGGGAGATCACCGCCCAGGGCAGCCTGCTGATGCAGGGACCCATGAACTGCCTGGTGGACGCGGCCCAGAGGCAGCGTGAGTTGCAGGTGTTCCTCTTCCAGCAGATCATCATCTTTGCCGATATCGAGAAGACCAGGAACCAGTATGCCAGTCCCATATTTAAGTACCGATCCCACATACAG CTCAATCACATGCAAATGAAGGAACTGGGCGACTGCCGCTTTCAAATCCGGTCGACCGACCCAAAGATCCCCGAGATGACGATCGTCTGCGAGGCGGGGTCGAACTACGCGGCGTGGGTAGACATGCTGAACAAGATCCTGCAGCAGCAGAACGACCTCATCTTCATGCTCTCCAATCCCCTGTCAACCAAAAACAAGTAG
- the trio gene encoding rho guanine nucleotide exchange factor 25 isoform X4: MEELVQTTTSIRKFLRNWLPLINRKGADKPPNSKPLVKKPSEKNLRTPQKHAEELAEQQSQQPGGSPATVVPSPQFPSSTAQHPGAGGDYEPDEEAGLELPPPMKPIQEPHLIANGPPTFAKDAKESSGNMASTGKMDGNPLSEIEEIVKTTTEQHESNSRVDGGGGAENASTNGHGRSHDNNDEGHAALSDKAAALKKRQCVFAELMSTEETYVQDLSDVVNGYMTEINNANSDIPMPEDLKGGKMKLVFNNIKDIYEWHKDFFLRALRNCQNSPADLGPLIKRSATKFALYYTYCSNKPLSEYIVSAHYQYFDCIRQKLRHRLDLSNLIIKPVQRITKYELLIKEIIKATEAAGLQKEVPMLQEAYQQMKVVVKTVNDMMVVLRSLQDFDGEITAQGSLLMQGPMNCLVDAAQRQRELQVFLFQQIIIFADIEKTRNQYASPIFKYRSHIQLNHMQMKELGDCRFQIRSTDPKIPEMTIVCEAGSNYAAWVDMLNKILQQQNDLIFMLSNPLSTKNK, translated from the exons ATGGAGGAACTCGTGCAAACCACAACGTCGATTCGCAAGTTCCT GCGCAACTGGCTGCCGCTGATAAATCGCAAGGGAGCGGACAAGCCGCCAAACAGCAAACCGCTGGTGAAAAAGCCCTCGGAGAAAAACCTGAGA ACACCCCAGAAGCACGCCGAGGAGCTGGCCGAGCAGCAGAGCCAGCAGCCAGGTGGCAGCCCCGCCACCGTGGTGCCATCCCCGCAGTTCCCCAGCTCCACCGCCCAGCATCCGGGAGCGGGCGGGGACTACGAGCCGGACGAGGAGGCCGGCCTGGAGCTGCCGCCGCCCATGAAGCCCATCCAGGAGCCGCACCTGATTGCCAACGGACCGCCCACCTTTGCCAAGGACGCCAAGGAGAGCTCTGGCAACATG GCCAGCACCGGCAAAATGGATGGCAATCCACTATCGGAAATAGAAGAAATTGTCAAGACGACAACG GAGCAACACGAGTCCAACAGTCGCGTGGACGGAGGTGGAGGAGCGGAGAACGCCAGCACCAATGGGCATGGGCGCTCCCACGACAACAATGATGAG GGCCACGCTGCTCTCTCGGACAAAGCAGCTGCTCTGAAGAAGCGGCAATGCGTCTTCGCGGAGCTGATGTCCACGGAGGAGACCTATGTGCAGGACCTCAGTGACGTCGTCAATGG TTACATGACAGAGATCAACAACGCGAACAGTGATATTCCTATGCCCGAGGATTTGAAGGGTGGCAAGATGAAGTTGGTCTTCAACAACATCAAGGACATCTACGAGTGGCACAAGGA CTTCTTTTTGAGGGCCCTGCGCAACTGTCAAAATTCCCCTGCGGATCTGGGTCCGCTCATTAAGCGGTCGGCCACCAAGTTCGCGCTGTACTACACTTATTGCAGTAACAAACCGCTGTCTGAGTATATAGTCAGCGCCCACTATCAGTATTTCGATTGCATACGCCAGAAGCTGCGACATCGACTGGAT CTGAGCAACCTAATCATCAAGCCGGTGCAGCGAATCACCAAATACGAGCTGCTGATCAAGGAGATCATCAAGGCCACAGAGGCAGCCGGGCTGCAAAAGGAGGTGCCCATGCTGCAGGAGGCCTACCAGCAGATGAAGGTGGTAGTCAAGACGGTCAACGACATGATGGTGGTGCTGCGCAGCCTGCAGGACTTCGATGGGGAGATCACCGCCCAGGGCAGCCTGCTGATGCAGGGACCCATGAACTGCCTGGTGGACGCGGCCCAGAGGCAGCGTGAGTTGCAGGTGTTCCTCTTCCAGCAGATCATCATCTTTGCCGATATCGAGAAGACCAGGAACCAGTATGCCAGTCCCATATTTAAGTACCGATCCCACATACAG CTCAATCACATGCAAATGAAGGAACTGGGCGACTGCCGCTTTCAAATCCGGTCGACCGACCCAAAGATCCCCGAGATGACGATCGTCTGCGAGGCGGGGTCGAACTACGCGGCGTGGGTAGACATGCTGAACAAGATCCTGCAGCAGCAGAACGACCTCATCTTCATGCTCTCCAATCCCCTGTCAACCAAAAACAAGTAG